A genome region from Hevea brasiliensis isolate MT/VB/25A 57/8 chromosome 9, ASM3005281v1, whole genome shotgun sequence includes the following:
- the LOC110671413 gene encoding protein trichome birefringence-like 43, whose protein sequence is MFVGDSLSLNQWQSLTCMLHVTVPNASYTSVRTGGLSTFTFPEYKTKVMFSRNAFLVDTVNTSKGAVLKLDSIEGGKLWKGIDVLIFNTWHWWLHTGRKQPWNFIQEGNNVYQDMDRLVAYEKALNTWAKWVDTNVHPAKTMVFFQGVSPDHNNGSDWGEDKARYCEGQKQPVSGPNYPAGPHPAELVVEKVL, encoded by the exons ATGTTCGTAGGAGATTCGCTAAGTTTGAACCAATGGCAATCGCTCACGTGTATGCTTCATGTGACTGTTCCTAATGCTAGCTATACCTCCGTGAGGACCGGAGGCCTCTCCACCTTCACATTCCCG GAATACAAAACAAAAGTGATGTTTTCACGCAATGCATTTCTAGTAGACACAGTGAATACAAGTAAAGGTGCTGTTCTGAAACTGGATTCCATTGAAGGTGGAAAGTTATGGAAAGGAATTGATGTTTTGATATTCAATACTTGGCATTGGTGGCTTCACACTGGAAGAAAACAACC ATGGAATTTTATCCAAGAGGGGAACAATGTGTACCAAGACATGGATCGATTGGTAGCATATGAGAAGGCTTTGAATACTTGGGCTAAATGGGTTGACACCAATGTACATCCTGCAAAAACCATGGTCTTCTTCCAAGGAGTTTCACCCGATCATAACAA TGGAAGTGACTGGGGGGAGGACAAAGCAAGGTACTGCGAGGGGCAAAAGCAGCCAGTCTCAGGGCCAAATTATCCGGCGGGTCCCCACCCAGCAGAGCTCGTTGTAGAGAAAGTATTGTGA
- the LOC131182824 gene encoding putative receptor-like protein kinase At3g47110 has translation MIMQNVCINLQRNNLTGTIPPSVGNLSSLQVIYASDNNFFGRFPHSLGQLMNLTIWDLSTNGFSGTIPPSIFNLSLIVLFDVAYNQFEGSLPSEIGNTFPNIKFLFISFNNFTGSIPISISNASNIVRLQLGGNKLTGKVPSVGNLHKLEGFSVSKNYLGSGEDDDLSFLPSLTNATDLVRLGIEENNFAGRLPQQICNFSRNLSKIYFNDNQIYGKIPSGIENLISLTIFQLSGNKLSGNIPSNIGKLRNLRILYFFTNNFSGYIPSSLGNLTELLQFSLRENNLHGNIPSSLGKCQKLLAFELSFNNISGTIPPQLMSLSSLSILVDLSYNHLNGDLPIEVGKLGSLGVLDVSNNMLSGKIPESLGSCNSLEVLLMDGNFFQGPIPSSFESLRGLRVLDLSRNNLSGKIAEFLQDFKLLAKLNLSYNDFEGEVPLNGVFKNASATWIKGNNKLCGGIPEFQLPICTFDHKSRRE, from the coding sequence atgattatgcaaaatgtgtgCATCAATCTGCAAAGAAACAATCTGACAGGAACCATCCCTCCATCTGTGGGGAATTTGTCATCCCTTCAAGTAATCTATGCCAGTGATAATAATTTCTTTGGGAGATTCCCTCATTCTCTAGGCCAATTAATGAATCTTACTATATGGGATCTATCCACAAATGGGTTTTCAGGTACCATCCCACCATCCATCTTCAATCTTTCTTTGATTGTGCTTTTTGATGTAGCTTATAATCAGTttgaaggtagccttccctctgaGATAGGCAATACTTTTCCAAATATTAAATTTCTTTTCATCTCCTTCAATAACTTCACGGGTTCAATTCCTATTTCAATATCCAATGCTTCAAACATAGTCAGACTTCAGCTAGGTGGTAATAAGCTTACTGGGAAAGTGCCTTCCGTGGGAAACCTACACAAGCTCGAAGGGTTTTCTGTTTCAAAAAACTACCTGGGTAGTGGCGAAGATGATGACCTAAGTTTTCTCCCATCCTTGACAAACGCCACAGATTTAGTAAGATTAGGAATAGAGGAGAACAATTTTGCAGGGAGGTTACCTCAACAAATCTGCAACTTCTCAAGAAACCTCTCAAAAATATATTTCAATGACAATCAAATATATGGAAAAATCCCCAGTGGAATTGAGAACCTCATCAGCTTGACAATTTTCCAATTAAGTGGTAACAAACTTTCAGGCAATATTCCTTCTAATATTGGAAAGCTTCGAAACCTCAGGATATTGTATTTTTTTACCAACAATTTCTCAGGCTACATTCCATCATCTTTAGGAAACCTGACCGAGTTGCTTCAATTCAGCTTGAGAGAAAATAATCTTCATGGCAATATCCCTTCCAGCCTAGGGAAATGCCAAAAACTGCTAGCTTTCGAACTTTCTTTCAACAATATTAGTGGTACCATACCCCCACAACTTATGAGTCTCTCCTCTTTATCTATACTTGTTGATTTGTCTTATAACCATTTGAATGGTGATCTTCCCATAGAAGTTGGAAAGTTGGGTAGCTTGGGGGTTTTGGATGTTTCTAATAATATGTTGTCGGGTAAGATTCCTGAAAGTCTTGGAAGTTGCAATAGTTTAGAAGTGTTGCTCATGGATGGAAACTTTTTCCAAGGGCCCATTCCTTCATCCTTTGAATCATTGAGGGGTCTTCGAGTATTAGATCTTTCCCGTAACAATTTGTCTGGCAAAATTGCAGAGTTTCTGCAAGATTTTAAGTTATTGGCAAAGTTAAATCTATCATACAATGATTTTGAAGGTGAAGTGCCACTAAACGGAGTTTTCAAGAATGCAAGTGCAACATGGATCAAGGGAAATAATAAACTTTGTGGTGGGATTCCTGAATTTCAGCTGCCTATATGCACTTTTGATCATAAGTCAAGAAGAGAATGA